The Thermodesulfobacteriota bacterium genome includes a window with the following:
- the secA gene encoding preprotein translocase subunit SecA: MAVLEWLEKLIADFFGGVGRLLVALFGSQNERELKKIEPVVAAINDLEAAMKGMSDEALRGQTALLKKRYQDGESLDDLLPEAFATVREASVRTLGMRHFDVQLIGGFVLHQGKIAEMKTGEGKTLAATLPVYLNALTGRGVHVVTVNDYLATRDAQWMGAIYQFLGMSVGVITHDMTDQDRIAAYQADITYGTNNEFGFDYLRDNMKFYRASLVQKELNFAIVDEVDSILIDEARTPLIISGPAEKSTNLYYQANNIIPGLKEEDYSIDEKARSVTLTESGVAAAERAFGVENLFGPENVELLHHVNQALRAHKLFKHDVDYIVTEDNQVVIVDEFTGRLMPGRRFSEGLHQALEAKENVKIENENQTLATITFQNYFRMYDKLAGMTGTADTEAEEFKKIYGLDVMVIPTNKPMIRKDYPDVIFRSKREKYEAVIEEIMELHQKGQPVLVGTVSIDVSEQISRQLKKKGVRHNVLNAKRHRQEAEIVANAGQKGAVTISTNMAGRGTDIVLGEGVVALGGLHILGTERHESRRIDNQLRGRSGRQGDPGSSRFYLALEDDLLRIFGGERMIRIMSTLGMQDGEPITHGMISRAIENAQKKVEAHNFTIRKHLLEYDDVMNEQREVIYSQRRKALDGEDLQDYILSMISEKAGEIAESYADPKLPPGEWDLPGLSEAVFKQFNFRPALDGNRLEGLTADGLNDLIYDECVARYQEKEKQVGAPEMRTLEQMLLLQTVDALWKDHLLSMDHLKEGIGLRGYAQQNPLIIYKREAFGMFSDMVERIKEETLMILFRIRIERPEKVEELMQPEEQNFTLSHGDEDDSRKEPVRRKEEKVGRNDPCPCGSGRKYKRCCGA; this comes from the coding sequence ATGGCGGTTTTAGAGTGGCTGGAAAAATTGATCGCTGATTTCTTCGGCGGTGTTGGCAGGCTGCTGGTAGCCCTTTTCGGGAGCCAGAACGAGCGGGAATTGAAGAAAATCGAACCCGTCGTGGCCGCCATCAACGACCTGGAAGCGGCCATGAAGGGCATGTCGGACGAAGCCCTCCGGGGGCAGACGGCGCTGCTGAAGAAAAGATATCAGGACGGAGAATCGCTGGACGATCTGCTGCCGGAGGCGTTTGCCACCGTCCGGGAAGCTTCCGTACGAACCCTGGGCATGCGCCATTTCGACGTCCAGCTTATCGGCGGTTTCGTGCTGCATCAGGGAAAGATCGCGGAAATGAAAACCGGTGAAGGGAAAACACTGGCCGCCACGCTCCCGGTTTATCTGAACGCGCTGACCGGCCGGGGCGTTCATGTGGTCACGGTCAATGATTACCTGGCCACCCGCGATGCCCAGTGGATGGGCGCTATTTACCAGTTCCTGGGCATGTCCGTGGGCGTGATCACCCACGACATGACTGATCAGGACCGTATCGCCGCCTATCAGGCGGATATCACCTACGGAACCAATAACGAATTCGGTTTTGATTATCTCCGGGACAACATGAAGTTTTACAGGGCGTCCCTGGTGCAGAAAGAATTGAATTTCGCCATCGTGGACGAAGTGGACAGTATCCTGATTGACGAGGCCCGGACGCCGCTGATCATTTCCGGGCCGGCCGAAAAATCCACCAACCTTTATTACCAGGCCAACAACATCATTCCCGGGCTGAAAGAGGAAGACTACAGTATAGACGAGAAGGCCAGGAGCGTGACGCTGACCGAAAGCGGCGTGGCCGCGGCTGAACGGGCTTTCGGGGTGGAAAATCTTTTTGGCCCGGAAAACGTTGAACTGCTCCATCATGTCAATCAGGCCCTGAGGGCCCATAAACTATTTAAACATGATGTAGACTACATCGTTACCGAGGACAACCAGGTGGTAATCGTGGACGAGTTCACCGGCCGTCTGATGCCCGGTCGGCGCTTCAGCGAAGGCCTGCACCAGGCCCTCGAAGCCAAGGAAAACGTGAAAATCGAAAACGAGAATCAGACCCTGGCGACTATCACGTTTCAGAATTATTTCCGCATGTATGACAAGCTGGCCGGCATGACCGGCACGGCCGATACCGAAGCCGAAGAATTCAAGAAGATTTACGGCCTGGATGTGATGGTCATTCCCACGAACAAGCCCATGATCCGGAAGGATTACCCGGATGTGATCTTCAGGAGCAAAAGGGAGAAATATGAGGCTGTCATCGAAGAGATCATGGAGCTGCATCAGAAAGGCCAGCCGGTGCTGGTGGGCACGGTTTCCATCGACGTCTCCGAGCAGATCAGCCGGCAGTTGAAGAAGAAAGGCGTCCGGCACAATGTGCTCAACGCCAAACGTCACCGCCAGGAAGCGGAAATCGTCGCCAATGCCGGCCAGAAGGGGGCGGTGACCATTTCCACCAACATGGCCGGCCGGGGAACGGATATCGTTCTCGGCGAAGGAGTGGTGGCGCTGGGCGGATTGCATATCCTCGGCACGGAACGGCATGAGAGCCGGCGTATCGACAACCAGTTGCGGGGCCGTTCGGGACGGCAGGGAGATCCCGGCAGCTCCCGTTTCTATCTGGCGCTGGAAGACGACCTGTTGAGGATTTTCGGCGGCGAGCGCATGATCCGGATCATGAGTACGCTGGGCATGCAGGACGGTGAGCCCATCACCCACGGCATGATCAGTCGGGCCATTGAAAACGCTCAGAAAAAGGTGGAAGCCCATAACTTCACCATCCGCAAGCACCTGCTCGAATATGATGATGTCATGAACGAGCAGCGGGAGGTGATTTACAGCCAGCGGCGCAAAGCCCTGGACGGGGAAGATCTTCAGGATTACATCCTGTCAATGATCAGCGAAAAGGCCGGTGAAATTGCCGAGAGCTATGCCGACCCGAAGCTGCCTCCCGGTGAATGGGATCTGCCGGGGCTGTCGGAGGCCGTCTTCAAGCAATTCAACTTCCGCCCGGCGCTGGACGGAAACCGGCTTGAGGGGTTGACCGCCGACGGACTGAACGATCTGATTTATGATGAATGCGTGGCCCGGTATCAGGAAAAGGAAAAACAGGTCGGTGCGCCGGAGATGAGAACACTGGAGCAGATGCTGCTGCTGCAGACGGTGGACGCCCTCTGGAAAGACCATCTGCTCTCCATGGACCATTTAAAGGAGGGCATCGGCTTAAGGGGATACGCCCAGCAGAACCCGCTGATCATTTATAAAAGGGAAGCCTTCGGGATGTTTTCGGACATGGTCGAGCGGATCAAGGAAGAAACCCTGATGATTCTTTTCCGGATCCGTATCGAGCGTCCCGAAAAGGTCGAAGAACTGATGCAGCCTGAAGAGCAGAACTTCACCCTGTCCCACGGTGATGAGGATGACAGCAGAAAAGAGCCGGTCCGGAGGAAGGAAGAAAAGGTCGGGCGTAATGATCCCTGCCCCTGCGGCAGCGGCAGGAAATACAAGCGGTGCTGCGGCGCCTGA